The Bifidobacterium eulemuris genome includes a window with the following:
- a CDS encoding response regulator transcription factor encodes MSKPIEASIVVVDDEPSIRELLVASLHFAGFEVSTAASGSQAIEVIEKVQPDLIVLDVMLPDIDGFTVTRRIRQEGIDAPVLFLTARDDTQDKVMGLTVGGDDYVTKPFSLEEVVARIRAILRRTREQIEDDPIIRVADLEINEDSHDVTRAGQPIDLSPTEYKLLRYLMDNEGRVLSKAQILDHVWQYDWGGDAAIVESYISYLRKKVDGVEITDDNGEKRKVTPLIETKRGIGYMIREPKS; translated from the coding sequence ATGAGCAAGCCTATTGAAGCATCGATTGTAGTTGTAGACGACGAGCCGTCCATCCGTGAGCTGCTGGTGGCCTCCCTGCATTTCGCGGGATTCGAAGTGAGCACCGCCGCCTCCGGTTCCCAGGCCATCGAAGTGATCGAGAAGGTCCAGCCCGACCTGATTGTGCTCGACGTGATGCTCCCGGATATCGACGGATTCACCGTGACCCGCCGCATCCGCCAGGAGGGCATCGACGCGCCCGTGCTGTTCCTCACCGCGCGCGACGACACCCAGGACAAGGTGATGGGCCTGACCGTCGGCGGCGACGATTACGTCACCAAGCCGTTCAGCCTTGAAGAGGTTGTGGCCCGCATCCGCGCCATCCTGCGCCGCACCCGCGAGCAGATCGAGGACGATCCGATCATCCGCGTGGCCGACCTGGAGATCAACGAGGACTCGCACGACGTGACGCGCGCCGGCCAACCCATCGACCTGAGCCCCACCGAATACAAGCTGCTGCGCTACCTGATGGACAACGAGGGCCGTGTGCTGTCCAAAGCCCAGATCCTCGACCATGTGTGGCAGTACGACTGGGGCGGCGACGCGGCCATCGTCGAAAGCTACATCTCCTACCTGCGCAAGAAGGTCGACGGCGTGGAGATCACCGACGACAACGGCGAAAAGCGCAAGGTGACTCCGCTGATCGAAACCAAACGTGGCATCGGCTACATGATCCGCGAACCCAAGAGCTAA
- a CDS encoding cold-shock protein, with product MPTGRVRWFDAAKGYGFITSEEGKDVFLPATALPAGVTTLRKGAKVEYSVVEGRRGPQVMGMTLVASAPSLVKATRPKPDDMAAICEDLIKLLDDAGNTLRRHHYPNAQESKKLATLLRAVADNFDVQD from the coding sequence ATGCCCACCGGTCGAGTTCGTTGGTTCGACGCAGCCAAAGGTTATGGCTTCATCACCAGTGAGGAAGGCAAGGATGTGTTCCTGCCGGCGACCGCGTTGCCCGCCGGCGTCACCACGCTGCGCAAGGGCGCCAAGGTGGAGTATTCCGTCGTGGAAGGCCGCCGCGGTCCGCAGGTGATGGGGATGACGCTGGTGGCGTCCGCCCCTTCGCTGGTCAAAGCCACGCGCCCCAAGCCCGATGATATGGCCGCGATCTGCGAGGACCTGATCAAGCTGTTGGACGACGCCGGCAACACGTTGCGCCGCCACCATTACCCCAACGCCCAAGAAAGCAAGAAGCTGGCCACGCTGTTGCGCGCCGTGGCGGATAACTTCGACGTACAGGACTGA
- a CDS encoding DUF3027 domain-containing protein, producing the protein MTDTALDPQSIARAVAIEVADEPEHVGDFVTAVPLDDHVTDYRFQSNIRGYEGWQWSVTLYHDEELGNWTVNESSLVPTDQALMPPAWIPWKDRLEPTDLSPTDAIGTDPDDSRLEAGAAGESADEGPVADDSGSADETAGDSETAGEAESVTSPEDVAEAVEAFELSRRRVLTPLGRAQTAKRWYEGPRGPKSLSTKTASGNLCSTCGFFVPLQGELNLMFGVCANKWSPDDGRVVSLDHGCGEHSEIEPPEPGRLWVQSKPAYDDLHIDVVAQAPREERAQVELIEEELDEEATEATEADIEAQAVPASAVEDEDAPETDGDEPAVEAIIDLAENDESSDGSDEADDSGESDETDDSDEPVELDKSDEIDNSDESDEITPEADDETASVEDPDTATEE; encoded by the coding sequence ATGACCGATACCGCACTCGACCCCCAGTCCATCGCGCGGGCGGTGGCGATTGAGGTCGCCGACGAGCCCGAGCATGTGGGCGACTTCGTCACCGCCGTGCCGCTGGACGACCATGTCACCGACTATCGGTTCCAGTCGAATATCCGCGGGTATGAGGGCTGGCAGTGGTCGGTCACGCTGTACCACGACGAGGAGCTCGGCAACTGGACCGTGAACGAATCCTCGCTGGTGCCCACCGACCAGGCGCTGATGCCGCCGGCGTGGATTCCGTGGAAGGACCGTTTGGAGCCCACCGATCTTTCGCCGACCGATGCGATCGGCACCGACCCCGACGATTCGCGTCTGGAGGCGGGAGCTGCGGGGGAGAGCGCGGATGAGGGCCCGGTTGCGGACGATTCCGGATCCGCGGATGAGACCGCAGGTGATTCCGAGACTGCGGGTGAGGCTGAATCCGTCACTTCTCCCGAGGATGTGGCCGAGGCCGTCGAGGCCTTCGAATTGTCTCGCCGTCGCGTGCTTACCCCGTTGGGGCGCGCCCAAACGGCCAAACGCTGGTATGAGGGGCCGCGCGGCCCCAAATCGCTGTCGACCAAAACCGCCAGCGGCAATCTGTGCTCCACCTGCGGCTTCTTCGTGCCGTTGCAGGGTGAGCTGAATCTGATGTTCGGCGTATGCGCCAACAAGTGGAGTCCGGATGACGGACGTGTGGTCTCGCTCGACCATGGCTGCGGCGAACATTCCGAGATCGAGCCGCCCGAACCGGGGCGTTTGTGGGTGCAGTCCAAACCCGCCTACGACGATCTGCATATCGACGTGGTGGCCCAGGCGCCGCGTGAGGAACGCGCGCAGGTCGAGTTGATCGAGGAGGAGCTGGACGAGGAGGCCACCGAGGCCACCGAAGCGGATATCGAGGCGCAGGCCGTGCCCGCCTCCGCCGTGGAGGATGAGGACGCGCCCGAAACGGACGGCGACGAGCCGGCCGTGGAGGCCATCATCGACCTGGCTGAAAACGATGAATCTTCCGATGGATCCGATGAAGCCGACGATTCTGGCGAATCCGATGAGACTGACGATTCTGATGAGCCGGTCGAGTTGGATAAGTCCGATGAAATCGACAACTCCGACGAGTCGGATGAAATCACCCCTGAAGCTGATGACGAGACGGCTTCGGTGGAGGATCCCGACACGGCGACCGAAGAGTAA
- a CDS encoding HAMP domain-containing sensor histidine kinase, giving the protein MLVGISVITLSIRTLVGSYVLERTDRQLVQQRDLVFRNIDLLSQSSSGTSGLNSYFLQIQYTDGTVDDNGNPKTVIALLPRLKDDIVSMPSLPSNGDTSGITLGEPFTTSAIVQRIIFPGTDTDESDSETDGTESSNLLTSVLGSVDRSTLNAARAPWRVLAMQWVENNQVRGIVYIGLSLSDQIDTMNTLTRYCVIVGIAVMLLGGSIATLVMQRTMAPLKRIEKTAAKIAAGDLSQRVPEAPENTEVGSLSASLNTMLTRIESSFREQEETTEKMKRFVSDASHELRTPLAAIHGYAELYTMQRDLPGALERADESISHIEKSSARMTVLVEDLLSLARLDEGRGIDVTGTVNLTSVVGDATDDLHALDPERGITLGSLRLDTTEAGKKAHLAFDEGTMPQVTVPGDASRLRQVVTNIVGNIHRYTPADSPAEAGLGVLAAAIDPEQLARLTSSDQSLQRFVEAAEVADTMPIGYRYAVIRFSDHGPGVPDESRSQIFERFYTADPSRARDKGGTGLGLAIAQSVVKAHRGFICATATEGGGLTFTVVLPIERVVPSAAVTAAAVRPKRRRGAGQEM; this is encoded by the coding sequence ATGCTGGTCGGCATCTCCGTCATCACGCTGTCGATCCGCACGTTGGTCGGCAGCTACGTGTTGGAGCGCACCGACCGGCAGTTGGTGCAGCAGCGCGATCTGGTGTTCCGCAACATCGATCTGCTCAGCCAATCCAGCAGTGGCACCAGCGGTCTGAACTCGTATTTTCTGCAGATCCAATACACCGACGGCACCGTGGATGACAACGGCAATCCCAAAACGGTGATCGCGCTGCTGCCCCGCCTGAAGGACGATATCGTCTCCATGCCGTCCCTGCCGAGCAACGGCGACACCTCCGGCATCACGCTCGGCGAGCCGTTCACCACCTCGGCGATCGTGCAACGCATCATCTTCCCCGGCACGGACACGGACGAATCCGACAGCGAGACGGACGGCACCGAAAGCTCCAATCTGCTGACCAGCGTCCTCGGCTCCGTGGACCGCTCCACCCTCAACGCCGCCAGAGCGCCATGGCGCGTGCTGGCCATGCAATGGGTGGAGAACAATCAGGTGCGCGGCATCGTCTACATCGGCCTGTCCTTAAGCGACCAGATCGACACGATGAACACGCTCACCCGATACTGCGTGATCGTCGGCATCGCGGTGATGCTGCTCGGCGGATCCATCGCCACGCTGGTGATGCAACGCACGATGGCACCACTGAAGCGCATCGAGAAAACCGCCGCGAAAATCGCCGCCGGCGACTTAAGCCAACGCGTGCCCGAAGCCCCGGAGAACACGGAGGTCGGCTCGCTCTCCGCCTCGCTGAACACCATGCTCACCCGCATCGAATCAAGCTTCCGCGAGCAGGAGGAGACCACGGAGAAGATGAAACGTTTCGTCTCCGACGCCAGCCACGAGCTGCGCACCCCGCTGGCGGCCATCCACGGTTACGCGGAGCTGTACACCATGCAGCGCGACCTGCCAGGGGCGTTGGAACGCGCCGACGAATCCATCAGCCATATCGAAAAATCCAGCGCGCGTATGACCGTGCTCGTCGAGGACCTGCTATCACTGGCCCGTCTCGACGAAGGCCGCGGCATCGACGTGACCGGCACAGTGAACCTCACCTCCGTGGTGGGCGACGCCACCGACGATTTGCATGCCCTCGACCCCGAACGCGGCATCACCCTCGGCTCGCTGCGCCTGGACACGACGGAGGCGGGGAAGAAAGCGCATCTGGCGTTCGACGAGGGGACGATGCCCCAGGTGACGGTGCCCGGAGACGCCTCGCGTCTGCGCCAGGTCGTCACCAACATCGTGGGCAACATCCATCGCTACACGCCGGCCGATTCCCCGGCCGAGGCGGGATTGGGCGTGCTCGCGGCCGCCATCGACCCGGAGCAGCTGGCGAGGCTGACCTCCAGCGACCAGTCGCTGCAACGTTTCGTCGAAGCCGCCGAAGTGGCCGACACCATGCCCATCGGCTACCGTTACGCTGTGATCCGCTTCTCCGACCATGGTCCGGGCGTGCCGGACGAGTCGCGCTCGCAGATCTTCGAACGCTTCTACACCGCCGATCCCTCGCGCGCCCGCGACAAGGGCGGCACCGGTCTGGGCCTGGCCATCGCGCAATCGGTGGTCAAGGCGCACCGCGGCTTCATCTGCGCCACTGCCACCGAAGGCGGCGGCCTGACCTTCACCGTGGTGCTGCCCATCGAACGGGTGGTGCCGAGCGCCGCCGTGACCGCCGCCGCGGTTCGCCCAAAGCGTCGACGTGGCGCCGGTCAGGAGATGTGA
- a CDS encoding TPM domain-containing protein has product MTETIRTVEKTTMVVPASPFGVSRQGSGAAKWLYMAVCALLVALLCMWITPGALADESTEGTEGSEDVQSGITVTENITDTGNLLGSHVAEVTDAIAQVKETTGVTVRLMYLSSFNSEEDPATWAGDVLEYLDPDPNTVMLAVASNDGNLVVAVSSNSEDWLKNQTSVDALSDAAQQPLMESTPNWSQSAIAMMDEITVLYTSKSNEPIVLGVAIAACVVAVLAVAVVAVVLVRRRNAKRSRHSAKRRRHSAKRHRGSGRSKHGERKEREDSIPPSGDAGSDVKKEDTELQDGIQETLSQTDHS; this is encoded by the coding sequence ATGACAGAAACGATTCGCACGGTGGAAAAAACGACCATGGTGGTTCCAGCCTCGCCCTTCGGCGTGTCCCGTCAAGGCTCGGGGGCTGCGAAATGGCTGTATATGGCCGTTTGCGCGCTGTTGGTGGCGCTGCTGTGTATGTGGATAACTCCCGGCGCACTCGCGGACGAGTCGACGGAGGGCACGGAGGGGTCGGAGGACGTCCAGAGCGGCATCACGGTGACGGAGAACATCACCGATACGGGAAACCTTTTGGGCTCGCATGTGGCCGAGGTCACCGACGCCATCGCGCAGGTCAAGGAAACCACCGGCGTGACGGTGCGTCTGATGTACCTGTCGAGTTTCAACAGCGAGGAGGATCCCGCCACCTGGGCCGGCGATGTGCTGGAATATCTCGATCCGGACCCCAACACGGTGATGCTGGCCGTCGCCTCCAACGACGGCAATCTCGTGGTGGCGGTGTCGTCCAACTCGGAGGATTGGCTTAAAAACCAGACCTCCGTGGACGCGCTGTCCGACGCCGCGCAGCAGCCGCTGATGGAAAGCACACCCAACTGGTCGCAGTCGGCCATCGCCATGATGGATGAGATCACCGTTCTGTACACCAGCAAGTCCAATGAGCCGATCGTGCTCGGTGTGGCCATCGCCGCGTGCGTGGTGGCGGTGCTGGCGGTGGCGGTCGTGGCCGTCGTGCTGGTGCGTCGCCGCAATGCGAAGCGGAGTCGCCATTCGGCGAAACGCCGCCGTCATTCGGCGAAGCGGCATCGGGGGAGCGGCCGGAGCAAACACGGCGAACGGAAGGAGCGGGAGGATTCCATACCCCCGTCCGGCGATGCGGGATCGGACGTCAAGAAGGAAGATACGGAACTTCAAGACGGCATTCAGGAAACGCTCAGTCAGACGGACCACTCTTGA
- a CDS encoding ATP-dependent Clp protease ATP-binding subunit, protein MFERFTDRARRVIVLAQEEARTLQHNYIGTEHLLLGLIREGEGVAAKALASKGVDLEATRKQVEEMIGKGNATQNGHIPFTPHAKQVLEFSLREALQLGHSYIGTEHILLGLIREGEGVGTQVLIKMDVDLGELRSATIDLIRGNSGNGADGKGELANAGGVSDKSNKTGSAILDQFGRNLTAEAADGKLDPVIGRTNEIERVMVVLSRRTKNNPVLIGEPGVGKTAVIEGLAQKIQSGDVPETLKGKQVYSLDLGSMVAGSRYRGDFEERLKKVLKEIKTRGDIVLFIDEIHTIVGAGSADGALGASDMLKPMLARGELQTIGATTTDEYRKYIEKDAALERRFQPIQVQEPTIAETIEILKGLRSRYENHHHVTITDGAIQSAAELSSRYIQDRNLPDKAIDLIDEAGARLRIKRLTAPPELKELDDKVAKLSKDKDEAIKNQDFEKAAELRDSQEKLEQERKEKENAWREGESDVKMVVDEDVIAEVISATTGIPVFKLTQAESKKLLGMEAELHKRIIGQDEAVSALSRSIRRTRVGLKDPKRPSGSFIFAGPTGVGKTELAKTLAEFLFDDEDALIRVDMSEFSEKYAASRLFGAPPGYVGYEEGGELTEKVRRKPFSVVLFDEIEKAHPDIFNTLLQVLDDGHLTDGQGRKVDFKNTIIILTTNLGTRDIAKAANTGFNLGANTESSYQRMKDQVSSELKQQFRPEFLNRLDDIIVFKQLTEPEVRQIVDLDVKQLNDRLFDRHMSLELTTSAKDLLAQKGFDPLLGARPLRRVIQRDIEDAISEKILMGELQDGQRVLVDAEGEGILGEFVFKGEAFEEATPVDGSADDGAVGGAAAEAREGTTPELVGASAGDDPAETPQE, encoded by the coding sequence ATGTTCGAACGGTTTACCGACCGTGCACGGCGCGTGATCGTGTTGGCGCAGGAGGAGGCTCGCACCCTCCAGCACAACTACATCGGCACCGAACACCTGCTGCTCGGTCTGATCCGCGAGGGCGAGGGCGTGGCCGCCAAGGCGCTCGCCTCCAAGGGCGTGGATCTCGAAGCCACCCGCAAGCAGGTCGAAGAGATGATCGGCAAAGGCAATGCCACGCAGAACGGGCACATCCCCTTCACACCGCACGCCAAGCAAGTGCTGGAGTTCTCGCTGCGCGAGGCGCTGCAGCTGGGGCACAGCTACATCGGCACCGAACACATCCTGCTCGGTCTGATCCGCGAGGGCGAGGGCGTCGGCACGCAGGTGCTTATCAAAATGGACGTCGACCTGGGCGAGCTGCGCAGCGCCACCATCGACCTGATCCGCGGCAACTCCGGCAACGGGGCGGACGGCAAGGGCGAACTCGCGAACGCGGGCGGCGTGTCCGACAAGAGCAATAAAACCGGTTCCGCGATCCTCGACCAGTTCGGACGCAACCTGACGGCCGAGGCCGCCGACGGCAAACTCGACCCGGTGATCGGCCGCACCAACGAGATCGAACGTGTGATGGTGGTGCTCTCCCGGCGCACCAAGAACAATCCCGTGCTGATCGGCGAGCCCGGCGTGGGCAAAACCGCCGTGATCGAAGGCCTTGCGCAGAAGATCCAGTCCGGCGACGTGCCGGAGACGCTGAAGGGCAAGCAGGTTTACTCGCTGGATCTCGGCTCCATGGTGGCCGGCTCGCGCTATCGTGGCGACTTCGAGGAGCGCCTGAAGAAGGTGCTGAAGGAGATCAAGACGCGCGGCGACATCGTGCTGTTCATCGATGAGATCCACACCATCGTGGGCGCGGGCTCCGCGGACGGCGCTTTGGGCGCCTCCGACATGCTCAAGCCCATGCTGGCGCGCGGCGAACTCCAGACCATCGGTGCCACCACCACCGACGAGTACCGCAAGTACATCGAGAAGGACGCGGCGCTGGAGCGTCGATTCCAGCCCATCCAGGTGCAGGAGCCGACCATCGCCGAAACCATCGAGATCCTTAAAGGCCTGCGTTCGCGCTACGAGAACCATCATCACGTGACCATCACGGACGGTGCGATCCAGTCCGCTGCGGAACTCTCGTCGCGTTACATCCAGGACCGCAACCTGCCGGACAAGGCCATCGACCTGATCGACGAGGCAGGTGCGCGCCTGCGCATCAAGCGTCTGACCGCCCCGCCCGAGCTCAAGGAGCTCGACGACAAGGTGGCCAAGCTCTCCAAAGACAAGGATGAGGCCATCAAGAACCAGGACTTCGAGAAGGCCGCCGAACTGCGCGACAGCCAGGAGAAGCTGGAGCAGGAGCGCAAGGAGAAGGAGAACGCCTGGCGCGAAGGCGAATCCGACGTCAAGATGGTTGTGGACGAGGACGTGATCGCCGAGGTGATCTCCGCCACCACAGGCATCCCGGTGTTCAAGCTCACTCAGGCCGAGTCCAAGAAGCTGCTCGGCATGGAGGCGGAGCTGCACAAGCGCATCATCGGCCAGGACGAGGCCGTGAGCGCTCTGAGCCGCTCGATCCGCCGCACCCGCGTGGGATTGAAGGACCCGAAGCGCCCCTCCGGCTCGTTCATCTTCGCCGGCCCCACCGGCGTGGGCAAAACCGAGCTGGCCAAGACGCTCGCCGAATTCCTGTTTGACGACGAGGACGCGCTGATCCGCGTTGACATGTCGGAGTTCTCCGAGAAGTACGCGGCCTCGCGACTCTTCGGCGCGCCTCCGGGATACGTCGGCTACGAGGAGGGTGGCGAACTCACCGAGAAGGTGCGTCGCAAGCCGTTCTCCGTGGTGCTGTTCGACGAGATCGAAAAGGCTCATCCGGATATTTTCAACACGCTGTTGCAGGTGTTGGATGACGGTCATCTGACCGACGGCCAGGGACGCAAGGTGGACTTCAAGAACACCATCATCATCCTGACCACCAACTTGGGCACGCGCGACATCGCGAAGGCCGCCAACACGGGCTTCAATCTGGGCGCGAACACCGAGTCGAGCTACCAGCGCATGAAGGATCAGGTCTCCAGCGAACTCAAGCAGCAGTTCCGCCCCGAGTTCCTCAACCGTCTGGACGACATCATCGTGTTCAAGCAGCTCACCGAGCCCGAAGTGCGCCAGATCGTCGACCTGGACGTCAAGCAGCTCAACGACCGCTTGTTCGACCGCCACATGTCGCTGGAACTGACCACCAGCGCCAAGGACCTGCTCGCACAGAAGGGCTTCGACCCGCTGCTCGGCGCGCGCCCGCTGCGCCGCGTGATCCAGCGCGACATCGAGGACGCCATCTCGGAGAAGATCCTCATGGGCGAGCTGCAGGACGGCCAGCGTGTGCTGGTCGACGCGGAAGGCGAGGGTATCCTCGGCGAATTCGTCTTCAAGGGCGAGGCCTTTGAGGAGGCCACTCCGGTGGATGGTTCCGCCGATGACGGTGCCGTTGGTGGCGCGGCCGCCGAAGCGAGGGAGGGCACAACGCCCGAACTCGTCGGTGCCTCCGCCGGCGATGACCCGGCTGAAACGCCTCAGGAATAA
- a CDS encoding Fic family protein: MDNDDYIVQPSKGTERSRAYGWSVGFGLQRADGLMPSEYARSTAQANIVGEIDYQTVGAMLRDYHAANPDERSHMEADIVASRISQLLQSPTFSFAPAALRTIHRFLFADALNPDWVGVWRNEVIVKQEPVLLGKSVAYAAPADIEPTLDYDFQEERKRQRDYDRLSDQQTADSVFAFVSGIWQIHPFREGNTRTCAVFAIQYLRFLGFTVDNRPFQDHAQYFRDALALCNASSRILRSSDELQTFEQHVLFGADEPLPDLRALAAQRTDITDTDPDDLFNGIARRP, translated from the coding sequence ATGGATAACGACGATTACATCGTGCAACCGTCGAAGGGCACCGAGCGCAGCCGCGCATACGGCTGGTCAGTCGGCTTCGGCTTGCAGCGGGCGGATGGGCTCATGCCGTCCGAATACGCACGCTCGACCGCGCAGGCCAACATCGTCGGCGAAATCGATTACCAGACGGTCGGCGCGATGCTTCGCGACTATCATGCGGCCAATCCCGACGAGCGGTCGCACATGGAGGCCGATATCGTCGCGTCGCGCATCAGCCAGCTCCTGCAATCCCCCACATTCTCCTTCGCTCCCGCCGCTTTGCGCACCATCCACCGTTTTTTGTTCGCCGATGCACTCAACCCGGATTGGGTGGGGGTATGGCGCAACGAGGTCATCGTCAAACAAGAGCCAGTATTGCTGGGCAAATCCGTTGCCTATGCCGCACCCGCGGACATCGAGCCGACGCTCGACTACGATTTTCAGGAGGAGCGCAAACGCCAACGCGACTACGACCGGCTCAGCGACCAACAGACCGCGGACAGCGTGTTCGCGTTCGTCTCCGGCATCTGGCAGATCCATCCGTTCCGTGAAGGCAACACCCGCACCTGCGCCGTATTCGCCATCCAGTATCTGCGATTCCTCGGGTTCACCGTCGATAACCGCCCGTTTCAGGATCATGCTCAATACTTCCGCGACGCATTGGCCTTGTGCAACGCCAGCTCGCGCATACTCCGCTCGTCGGATGAGCTGCAGACCTTCGAACAGCACGTTCTGTTCGGCGCTGACGAGCCGTTGCCTGACCTGCGCGCATTGGCCGCGCAACGCACGGACATCACCGACACCGACCCCGACGACCTCTTCAACGGAATCGCGCGCAGACCGTAA
- a CDS encoding WXG100 family type VII secretion target has translation MPQYQVDSERIQSSSAAVYASIAQIRQAVGGMYANLNELQNVWRGSAATQFTAVAAQWRTAQQQMETSLESIQRALTQASAVYADAETQASRLFTVG, from the coding sequence ATGCCCCAGTATCAGGTGGATTCGGAACGCATCCAATCCTCATCGGCGGCGGTCTACGCCTCGATCGCGCAGATCAGACAGGCGGTGGGCGGCATGTACGCCAACCTCAACGAACTGCAGAACGTCTGGCGAGGCTCGGCGGCCACGCAGTTCACCGCCGTGGCGGCGCAATGGCGTACCGCACAACAGCAGATGGAGACCTCGCTGGAATCCATCCAACGCGCGCTCACCCAAGCCTCCGCCGTATACGCCGACGCGGAGACCCAGGCCTCGCGCCTGTTCACGGTCGGATGA
- a CDS encoding universal stress protein, whose amino-acid sequence MSELTNAMADIVVGVDGSDESFAALKWALKEAGLSGQKVNAVFGWTHSWDMGSEPDSDEAWAKIRHEIAAELREWVDKASAGIDFDPENLKLTSVKASGTSALLQIGANAQQIVVGRRSLGRVMRWFMGSLSASLAEEAQVPVTVVRIMDDEDASVQDEIANALTPTDVTVHHVQPQQPPIEGVRPVVVGVDGSPTSHHALRFAANEAHLHHAPLNVMFCWQLKDLGTVPGYENAVAPVEAGQHRAEEILTRMVAQTEIPADVRVTTNAFHIPASKGLIAASRYASHLIVGSRGLSGLDAHFLGSVSKQIVNFAECTVTVVH is encoded by the coding sequence ATGAGTGAGCTAACCAACGCCATGGCCGACATCGTCGTCGGTGTGGATGGGTCCGATGAATCCTTCGCCGCGCTGAAATGGGCGTTGAAGGAGGCCGGTCTGTCCGGCCAGAAGGTCAACGCCGTGTTCGGCTGGACGCATTCGTGGGATATGGGTTCGGAGCCGGACAGCGACGAGGCGTGGGCCAAGATCCGCCATGAGATCGCCGCGGAGCTGCGCGAGTGGGTCGATAAGGCCTCCGCCGGCATCGATTTCGATCCGGAGAACCTCAAGCTCACGTCGGTGAAGGCGTCGGGCACGTCGGCGCTGCTGCAGATCGGCGCGAACGCCCAGCAGATCGTGGTGGGTCGCCGTTCGCTGGGGCGTGTGATGCGCTGGTTCATGGGTTCGTTGTCGGCTTCACTCGCGGAGGAGGCGCAGGTGCCGGTGACGGTGGTGCGCATCATGGACGACGAGGACGCCTCGGTGCAGGATGAGATCGCCAACGCGCTGACCCCCACGGACGTGACCGTGCATCATGTGCAGCCCCAGCAGCCGCCGATCGAGGGCGTGCGCCCCGTGGTGGTGGGTGTGGACGGTTCGCCCACCTCGCATCACGCGTTGCGTTTTGCCGCCAATGAGGCGCATCTGCACCATGCGCCGTTGAACGTCATGTTCTGCTGGCAGTTGAAGGATCTGGGCACAGTGCCCGGCTATGAGAACGCGGTCGCGCCGGTCGAGGCCGGGCAGCACCGCGCCGAGGAGATCCTCACCCGCATGGTGGCGCAGACCGAGATCCCCGCCGATGTGCGGGTCACGACGAACGCCTTCCATATTCCGGCGTCCAAGGGCCTGATCGCGGCCTCGCGCTATGCGAGCCATCTGATCGTCGGCTCGCGTGGCCTGTCCGGCTTGGACGCGCATTTCCTGGGCTCGGTGTCCAAGCAGATCGTGAACTTCGCCGAGTGCACAGTCACCGTCGTCCACTGA